The genomic stretch ATTTGAGACTGAAAATCACTTCCTATTAAGACCTGATTTTAGTTTCATGAGTATTGATCTAACAGATAATTTTGGGTGCTGCTTTGTGTGGAGTGTCTTCCTCAgcttttcagtttattttgatGCCCTGTTTAGCTTTTAAGACAAATCACAGGCACACTTTAGGGGCCAAATTGAGTTTTACTGGCTAAACACTCTAATGTAAAAGGTAAACTGCACATTCTACAGATAAcagcctgggagaggaggggagtACATTAGGAAAATGTACTAAGACAAGTCTAAGCTAAGTTGTTGAAATTAGGAGACTGTATACCTACAAAATGCACTTTTCCCAAACATCAGCTGAAGATTTCAGccctatttatttctttccctacCTACTTCAGTTCTGTTTATACATctaaaaatccaaagaaaaggCTACTGCAAATCAGTGTCTTGTTATAATAGAAAAAAGTCTGCCAAAAATGCAAATGAGAAAGTTTATGAAACTTTCTCTCTGaactttttaaaagccaaatcAGATGACTATGAATGTACAGAATCCTTGGGAAAGGGTTCCCTGACTTGAGGATGTGGAAACTTGCTGATGCTATAACAGATACTGATGATCTGATAGCCAGTAAACCAGAATTTGCAAGGCTAGTGGTATAAGACATTTTAATTGGGGAGTGGGAGGGTAGGATTTTTACATGGGCATGCTGTTAATTACTTTCATGTTAATGTAGTGGGAGGTTGAAAAGTTGGTACGCCTGAATCTGTAGTATATACTAAAAAGAAGCTAGGTTTAAATTGTGtagttttaaaagcaataaaacccCCAAGAAGCTTTATTATGTTGGGGAGGACGGAGAGAATTATCCGTTGTCCATTTTCCTGTCTCCCCCAGTGAACTACTCATGTATGGTCTTAAGCAAAACTTTCTCCTACTTGAAGCATAGTAGTTTGACATTTAATTGTGGTGTCCAATGATTTCTTTTTAGTTTGCTACAAATGTTTTGCAGTTGGTTGACATTACTGCTTGCTGGAAATTTCACCACATAGTATGAGTGCCACCTGAATGCCTTTAGCATGATATTGCATATTCTCTTCATAAGAAATAATCTTATTGTAAATTATAAGACTTATAAGACAAATGGCTGCATGCTGTGTGTTGAAGGCactgtttgggtttgggggcttggggtttttttaacttttggGAATCCTGAGCAGAGGAGGGGTTTATGTGGGACTTCAGAATAAAGACCTAATAAAGTACTAGAAATAGTTTGTCTGTGTGTATACATAGGCTTGACAAAATAAGTTGGTCCCTCAGAATATTCTGGCAGTCTCTGAGGCCCCAGCTGATATGAAGGGCCTGTTGTGATGAGCTGTATTTGCCTTTATGTACAATTATTACTTTGGAACACTTTAATTAAAGGCTTTGGatgaaagagagaggaagagctACAGTATATCAGTGAGCAAGGCCAGTGTTGAGTTAGCCCAGCTTTAAGTTTTATACagatcttattttttattttatattatggATAGAGATAGGGATGAAGGAAATTTGAcgagggaagaagggaaaatataaCCACTTAAGTTGGCAAGCTTAGGTTTCTGTTTTATACTTGAAAGCAGATACAAAATTTCTCATGTGGTAGAGAATTCTGGTTTAAGTTTTGAATAATGAGACATGTCcttaaaatctgtttaattCTTTTGGGTAATAATGTCAAGCATTTTTGGTTTGTATAACTGTGTGGTATCTGTGATGTTTTAATCAGATCTTGAATGTTTTTAACTTGTCATTTAAGCCTTCCATAGTTTGTAGATGtcaaagcttttttctttttttttacctattaATGGGGTGATATCTGGACTATAATTTGATTATAATTTATgtaattgtttttattcttttgctaGGAAACACTGCATTACATGACTGTGCAGAATCTGGAAGTTTAGAGATCATGAAGATGCTTCTCAAGTATTGTGCTAAGATGGAAAAGGATGGCTATGGAATGACTCCTCTTCTGTCAGCCAGTGTGACAGGCCACACAAATATTGTGGACTTCCTGACCCAACATGAACAGACTAGTAAGACAGAATGTATAAATGCTCTGGAACTTCTAGGAGCAACATTTGTGGACAAAAAGAGAGATCTGCTTGGTGCTTTGAAATACTGGAAGCAAGCTATGGAAATGAGATACAATGATAGGATTAGTATCCTGAACAGACCTGTACCACAAACACTAATTATGGCCTATGATTATGCTAAAGAAGTAAACAGCTTAGAAGAGCTAGAAAATCTTATTGCAGATCCTGATGAGATGAGAATGCAAGCACTATTAATTAGAGAACGTATTCTTGGTCCTTCTCACCCAGATACATCCTACTATATTAGGTACAGAGGTGCTGTCTATGCAGACTCTGGAAACTTTAAACGATGCATCAACTTATGGAAATATGCTTTGGACATGCAGCAGAGCAATCTAGATCCACTGAACCCTATGACAGCCAGCAGTTTACTGTCATTTGCTGAACTCTTCTCCTTCATGCTGCAGGACAAGGCAAAAGGCCTGCTAGGCGCTACTGTCGCATTTGATGATCTAATGGGTATACTATGCAAAAGTGTTCTTGAAATAGAGCGGGCCATGAAACAAATCCAGTGTCCTCCTGATCCAATACAGCTAAACAAAGCACTTTCTatcattttgcatttaatttgcTTGTTGGAAAAAGTACCTTGCACCTCAGAACAGGAGCATTTTAAGAAACAGACTATATATAAGTTTCTTAAGCTTCAGCCTAGAGGGAAGAATAACTTCAGTCCACTTCATCTTGCTGTTGACAAGAATACTACATGTGTGGGTCGCTACCCAGTTTGTAAATTCCCCTCTCTACAAGTTACTGCTATCCTGGTGGAATGTGGTGCTAATATAAATGTCAGAGACTCTGATAACAACAGTCCTTTACATATTGCTGCACTGAACAACCACCTAGGAATAATGAATTTTCTTATCAAGTCAGGTTCACACTTTGATGCCACAAACTTGTATAAACAAACTGCTAGCGATCTActggatgagaaaaaaatagcaaaaaactTAATCCATCCTATAAATCATACTACATTGCAATGTCTTGCTGCTTGTGTTATAGTGAATCATAACATATGCTATGCAGGGCACATCCCTGAAAAGCTAGAgaaatttgttttgcttcataGATAATAGTGTGCAGGCACAGAGTGCTGTTGTTGAAGCATGGCTTGGTGACAATGTTTTTCTTGTGCACTGTTGCAATATATCAGTATTCCTTTAGTTTGCTCTCATTTTCTAAAGCAATGTTAGAATTGCATCTGCAGAGTTGGTTAACCAATATTTGAATATGCCATACATGATATTTTGTGGATTATTTAGAAATATAGTGCTATATTTAGACTCTTAAAATTGTTTGCCATTGGTTTGTCTATTCTGGTCCTTTTTTCCTGTCAGGTGTTTAGGACTGAGTTGAATATTTTCCACTGATTTCTTTTTACTACAACTGTTGTGTGGATTTTATACAGTTGGAGGGTcatctttttttggttttgcttgagCATTTCTACTTTTACTCTGTTCTTTTTCTATGGACTTGTTAATATTTGCAACTACCATAAGTGCTTTTTATCTTCTCTATGCACTGACTTAAATGTGACTGTGATGAACAATTCTATGCAGCAGTTGGCcaatttcaaattaaatgcCCATTTTGATTTGCAGTTTTGTTTGGAGCTCTTTTTGAGCATGCTGCCTTCATAGCATTACAAATTTTGTACCTACATATCTATAGTAAAATGCAGCGAACCCCggatccagggaaaaaattatgatgtctggctccagatcagaaggctgaaggataactttattaaaactatactatattacattaatatactatttaaagagatactatactattctacatacttcttacttacctatctaactaacaaactcgtgactctctgCTGTGAGTccaagacacagctggatccgattggtcattgaacccaaacagccttcaccagaatccaatcaagcaatcacttcaggtaaacaatctccattaccacattccacatggggaaaacaaaggagcggagataaagattgttttcttttcttctctctgtgcttctccaagaaatcctgagtgacagaattatgtctctctgtccagagaatgtgaatgtcacacaTATCACCTTTCTGAACTAGggtttaactttttttattctAGCTGTAACTGATGTTGCTTTCCTGTTGATCCTCTGGGAGTCAGTGCTAagtttgggagaaaaaaatatctcttgTTCTCATGTTAATCCACTTGAACTTTTAATCTGATAATTGTTCTCTCACATCATGCAGTCAGGGAAAGAGTACTCATCATGTACAACTGACAGCTTCCCTTTTGCACTAATATCTTGCTTGTGTTGGTTATGTGACTAGATATAAAGCTTGTTCAAAGTTGAACCAGAAACTTAATTATACATTTCATCTATTTCTTATTAAAGTGCATGCCATAGTTTAAATTTGCAAATCAACTTCTTTAGCTACAAAAGAAACTAAAGCACGTTGGTGGTGTGATTCTTATCAGTCCAGAAATATAGGCATCACCAGTATCGATATAACATAGTAAATGGCTGTATGGCAGAGTAATAGAAATTCTATAGCAGTGTGTCctcttcttaattttaaatatgtttataaatGCATGTTTTTCCTATCTCTTATTATGTCAGCTGTActtaagaaaaaacagtttgtTGTGTGAATATATAGTTCCTAATTAAACTTAcctatttttataatatttgcATAATAGCTTAACTTTTACAACCGAAAGGGCTCTTTTGACTTGATAAGAATCTATAAAAGAATTTCATAAAGGAGGGTGAGATTCAGGTATTTAATATAATTCAGCACTTTACTGTTGATCAGCAGTAGAATTTATGATGGCACATTAGTCCTGCGAATGTCTAAGTGAAATTCATTTGTGTTGAGTAGAATATAGTTTACCTGCAAATTTAGTATTCCAGCATATTGAATATTGTTGACTTGgtgtttcatttcagtgatGGGCAGTAAATGGGTTTCTTGCTCCAGAAACTCAACAAGTTGATTTAGGCTTTTATTGGTGATAGAGGTATTTAAAAGCCAAATTAAgtagataaaaagaaaaattatttaggagagtttttttaaaatttgatgttggagtatttttattttgtgatttaaGTTGACTAAGAATGTCTTGAGAGTATAAAAgagtataaataaaaaaaaaaaagttcgTCCTCGCTTCTTggctgttttgtgttttctcttagTATTCAGTGTGGAGCCAACAGGTTTAGCCATTCTTGGGGAGAATATtgtaatacttttaaataaagatatGTTGAAAGTAATGCTGTTTGTATATTGCCACTTTTAAACTCTTATTTTGAAACCACTTTCATGTGTTTGTTCCATGATATACCTATACTGTATGAAATTCTGTGTATAAGAAAATCCTATTTGTTTCTCTTGCAAATCTGCAGCAGTAAACTTGTAATAAattggctgattttttttttcttatttgtaatAATTAAACTACATTGCACCCAAGTTGTCAGCCCATAAAGATATTGAGAACATTGAGGAAAAAATTGTATGCTCTGTAGGGGTGAAATATAGctataaaaatttattaaataattcacagggttttttggttttttttttttaagacaaggATATTGATACCCTATTACTTGTTGAAACATctgaaattagatttttttttttttttacaaatactCAAAGCATTCTTCCTGAACTTCCACTGAAATACTTCAGccaggaagatgaaaaatactgtggttaaaaagaaaaaatgaaaaagctgttATTGTCAAATTCTAAAATTATATTCCTATTTTTATATTGCTTATGTCAGTAACAAGATTCCAGCTGTCTGTAGTATCTCTGAGGTTCTGATTGTTAAGCACATGGtagaaagcacattttaaaatgcaaggcAAGAGTGTGGTTATTTTTCCCATGCATACTCTGCAACAGTCCTTGGATAGgaggtatttttatatattaccTAAAGACCAAAAAATCTTTTACGGATTCTTTTGAAACTGGTTGAAATTAAACTCTTTTCACTTTTATAAAACACTATCTTATAGAAGAAATGGAATGCTATAGCAAAATTTTTACTGAggtattaaaaaagaataaaaaccttAAGAGAAAAGACATATGCCTCTTCTCAGTTTTACATCAACTGCAAGTTAGTAATGGCAGAATATGACTACTCTGGAAATAGCTTCCTTGTGCTTTGAATTATAGCGTGAAATGCCTTTTATACTCTCAAATATTGACACGTGAGTACAAAGACAACACTaatttctgtgttctgtgaCTACAATGAAGTGGTATTTAATGTTTCAAAGTAACTGAGGAATGTGATAGAGATGTGCTAGACTTAAATATAGTTTATTTTACATTGTTTAAATCTTTTTGCTATGAGGATGAAAGTAACTGTTGAACCCTCAGTAAGCAGAATGAAAAGTtattgtttatttggttttaactAACTCTATGTGTTCCATTGTATCACAGACTTCCTGTGCAGAAAAATTCCATGTGattgaaatatttgaattatAAACTCAAATATATCAATTCCATGTAttgaaatactgcattttctttttaaaattagcttCAAtgataatgtaaaaaaaaaaaaaaaaggaataacatATTTCTCTACTCTTACTCTTTTTTTGGCTCTAAATGCcgattacattaaaaatattctctggATAACATCTGTCTGAGTCCATATGTCTGTTTTCTTCAGGGTTACTGTAATACTGGTTGCTGAACCTCTTTTTCAGTTGAGTATGAATAGTTAAATGTGAATGTTGCAGATTTAGGCTTTGATCGTCTTGTTCATTATTATACCTTAAACATACTATCATGTTTCATTCTCTTACTATGCTCCAACCAAACCTTTGAATTCTGGTGATGGGCAGTAGTAAGGAAAAGGCTTAAACTAGAGGATACAAGAGACACTTTCAGTTTTTCTAGAAAATGTATTTGGGCATGCTATTAGGTCTGTCAAAACATAGGTGTGTTTGTTTATAGCATAAATAAAACTAGCAAGATCTTGTAATAAATTAGCAGTAGACACTTTTCCAAGAAAGTTgcacaattttatttaatagcTTTTCAAGTCTCTTACCTATTGCTTCCATtatgtaaaaagagaaaaaaaatacttccaggATGAGAGAATTATGTTAAGATTCTTATTAAAGAGGTCTTAAAAAGTCTTCTGTTCTGTAGAATATTAGCATCAGAATTTTGAGATTGTTATAGTTATGCAGAGTAGTCATACTTAAAAGGCAGTGTACACTTCATTTCAGAGTTTATTTAGATTGATTCTTAATTGGTAACAAACAGCATCAAGCTGAGGCACTGGATGAGGAAAACTGGTCCAGAGCTTTCACGGCAAAATAATTGTTACATAGATGACTTACAGAATCAAGTATAGATTCTCTTAATTAGGAAGTAAAGAATTACATCATTATTTATCTCTCAGTAGTTGCAGATGATGATAGATGTTTAGTcttgtgaaaaatgcagattaaatgattggctcttcgcaaatattaaattgaatactatatCTATTAtggagggttattttgtaatactgtattaatcctttttaagtagtgtgttaaatatagttttaggttacaacataatgttaaaatagaaactatgcgatgtaagatatttttttactagctcaagaaagggataagataatcaagaaactcttcgcacagagataacagcaacaggaaacctaaagagttactgcctccttatGGAAAAAGACATTCTTCTACCTTCTCTCCGTCTTTATTGGAAacaccaggattaaggggaagaagttgacaaaaaccagaaaaattcttaattttgcaaggaatttatgcatcatgtatgagatatatgaatatgcaacaggctattgcttttaagggttattcctttgttcacaagacatgtttttggcagcttagtgcccaaaaccatccggacgtccgtaattctttgctttttgttgtctCGTAGTGTCCTAATCCTAATTGTccacatttttattactctaattttattactatttttataactcttttattactaataaacttttaaaattttaaaaaacaagtgattggcgtttttcacagtCTGGAAGTGTCTGATCGTCTATCTAAACTATGCCTatgtaaaatttgtttttctgaattttccaaCTCTCTCCAATTCTATTTGTGCAGAAGTGCTGTTCCAGATGTGATGACTTATAATCGTAGAATTGtgtaggttggaaaagatcatCCAGATCCacctttaagatcatccagtccaactgtTAATCTAGCACTGTGAAGTCTATCACTAAATTATGTTCCTAAGTGACACATCAACACATCTTTTGAATACctctagggatggtgactcaaccatgtccctgggcagcctgttaaATGCTTGACAACTCattcagtgaaaacatttttcctaatatccaatctaaacctcccctggtatAAGttgagaccatttcctcttgtcctactGTTTGTTACTagggagaagagaccaacaaACATATCATTACAATCTTGTTTAAAGTATGTCCTagattgaaaagcaagatgtattctatttgccatctgtatggcagttgtcttgtgttaagtaggcagtttttccttatctcttccacaatcaaTCCTCCCTCCGGGGaaacatctgctgataatgggccattgagtgtcacttGCATGATCgataagaactataacatcgcattgtgagatgctccgcccagagggaggagccaagcattcctacctgcatATAGTCTTGAGATTCTGGCCCATCAGTGTTGTAATGCACTAAATAGttatttagttgttgttttACACTGGGTGATTGAGAATTTGCACTGGGTAGTTTTTATCTTGCACTATGGAGTTCATATCACATTGGTCTATTCTGCacacctttcccctccctccccaaagCCTCAGGTGTGGTGGTCTCTCCCTGAcctgcttccccctccccctctcctcacctgtgtcccaTTGGATGTGGCTTCCCAGTTCCGCCCCACCCCTTTTTCCCTGGGCTCAAAACCCCCCTGGACGA from Vidua chalybeata isolate OUT-0048 chromosome W unlocalized genomic scaffold, bVidCha1 merged haplotype SUPER_W_unloc_6, whole genome shotgun sequence encodes the following:
- the LOC128783004 gene encoding protein fem-1 homolog C-like — protein: MVPCLPDCPAPAPAQLVSYQRLSSAAQTPAGPPHPVPAPRRSLASPPVPATAAATPGTTATTEIATAAQPSSPAPPSAPLSAALLPAQSAAAPPWPDPPPSRSGALGLHAAALPSPAGGDALAFPSVATDAVPAVLPEAAAMMPHHADPVTRPPHEQSLRPSEDLPHTATPPSSHAASATPLIQPPGNTALHDCAESGSLEIMKMLLKYCAKMEKDGYGMTPLLSASVTGHTNIVDFLTQHEQTSKTECINALELLGATFVDKKRDLLGALKYWKQAMEMRYNDRISILNRPVPQTLIMAYDYAKEVNSLEELENLIADPDEMRMQALLIRERILGPSHPDTSYYIRYRGAVYADSGNFKRCINLWKYALDMQQSNLDPLNPMTASSLLSFAELFSFMLQDKAKGLLGATVAFDDLMGILCKSVLEIERAMKQIQCPPDPIQLNKALSIILHLICLLEKVPCTSEQEHFKKQTIYKFLKLQPRGKNNFSPLHLAVDKNTTCVGRYPVCKFPSLQVTAILVECGANINVRDSDNNSPLHIAALNNHLGIMNFLIKSGSHFDATNLYKQTASDLLDEKKIAKNLIHPINHTTLQCLAACVIVNHNICYAGHIPEKLEKFVLLHR